One uncultured Alphaproteobacteria bacterium genomic region harbors:
- a CDS encoding hypothetical protein (Evidence 5 : No homology to any previously reported sequences) yields the protein MPLSDAFSGWNLPAFGVRAPVGGDAPLDPDDGARTRGALDHLGYRRKGTGDDPAALLDDLRDFQTDNGLDVDGLMNPGGPTEAALGVALARVGATDADTPVVPKGDTTERALRSLQETPRYPGDPGLRDHVTRQYEKAYPGPVRRDAAGAMLRPVAAVTPDAIAPYDPKGALRRRQAARHGTAGTRKLDLSDYTDGADAALPPEAESAKIRAYFAQAEEFRPQVEAWAREIHPSLETGKAEDFFAGMARIDALPEEKRRLLPFETAILHDVYRQTLGSGDTEAARQKAYEAGMNVGGLRYLDQAAWGAMKRAYYEGRAGLNVISGETVDATAYDGDMRADIPEGYRNSRWVKVTDGTVDAGLDLGTSLLPYGAGAIVGGVRGAGRGALQAAREGGDAAAQREAAVLRGAANMVPGVGRGRTAKIVGNTEESAWRRWWRFLSDRYTQAVADKGAEAAIGGTLATKPRTPK from the coding sequence ATGCCGCTGTCCGATGCGTTTTCCGGTTGGAACCTTCCCGCCTTCGGCGTGCGCGCGCCGGTGGGGGGCGATGCGCCCCTCGATCCCGACGACGGCGCGCGCACGCGCGGCGCCCTCGACCACCTCGGCTATCGCCGCAAAGGCACGGGCGACGATCCGGCGGCGCTGCTCGACGACCTGCGCGACTTCCAGACGGACAACGGCCTCGACGTGGACGGTCTGATGAACCCCGGCGGCCCGACCGAGGCCGCCCTGGGCGTCGCGCTCGCCCGCGTCGGCGCCACCGACGCCGACACCCCGGTGGTCCCCAAGGGCGACACCACCGAGCGCGCCCTCCGCTCGCTGCAGGAGACGCCGCGCTATCCCGGCGATCCGGGCCTGCGCGACCACGTGACGCGGCAATACGAAAAAGCCTATCCCGGGCCGGTCCGGCGAGACGCGGCGGGCGCGATGCTGCGGCCGGTGGCGGCGGTGACGCCCGACGCGATCGCCCCTTACGACCCCAAGGGCGCGTTGCGCCGCCGCCAGGCCGCCCGCCACGGCACCGCCGGAACCCGCAAGCTCGACCTCTCCGACTATACCGACGGAGCCGACGCCGCCCTCCCGCCGGAGGCGGAGAGCGCGAAGATCCGCGCGTATTTCGCCCAGGCTGAGGAGTTCCGGCCGCAAGTCGAAGCGTGGGCTAGGGAGATCCACCCCTCCCTCGAAACCGGCAAGGCGGAGGATTTCTTCGCCGGAATGGCGCGGATCGACGCGCTGCCCGAGGAAAAACGCCGCCTTCTGCCATTCGAAACGGCGATTCTACATGATGTCTACCGCCAGACTCTCGGAAGCGGCGACACCGAGGCGGCGCGCCAGAAAGCCTACGAAGCGGGCATGAACGTCGGCGGCTTGCGGTACCTCGATCAGGCCGCCTGGGGCGCGATGAAGCGGGCCTATTACGAGGGCCGGGCCGGACTGAACGTGATCTCCGGCGAAACCGTCGACGCCACCGCCTACGACGGCGACATGCGCGCCGACATCCCCGAAGGCTACCGCAACTCCCGCTGGGTGAAGGTCACCGACGGCACCGTCGATGCCGGGCTCGACCTCGGAACCTCGCTCCTGCCTTATGGCGCCGGTGCCATCGTCGGCGGCGTACGCGGCGCGGGCCGGGGTGCGCTCCAGGCGGCGCGCGAGGGTGGCGACGCCGCCGCCCAGCGCGAAGCCGCCGTACTCCGCGGGGCGGCCAACATGGTACCGGGCGTCGGCCGCGGCCGGACGGCGAAAATCGTCGGAAACACCGAAGAGTCGGCGTGGCGCAGATGGTGGCGCTTCCTCTCCGACCGCTACACCCAGGCCGTCGCAGACAAGGGCGCGGAAGCCGCGATCGGCGGAACGCTTGCCACGAAGCCCCGTACCCCCAAATAA
- a CDS encoding Amidase, hydantoinase/carbamoylase family yields the protein MTHDSRTRLAERIFAEIADLSADPPGVTREAFGRGENDAMAKIAGFAAELGLAAEEDAYRNLWMRLPGDARTAPPVAIGSHLDSVPHGGNYDGLAGVVAGMLATARFRDRPEDAPPLRVLALRGEESAWFGKAYLGSLALVGKLGESALALRHRDGHCTLGGAMAMNGIPVEQIRAGRPLVRPGELAAYLELHIEQGPVMVARGWPVTAVTGIRGNLRHNLVRCVGEAGHSGAVPRWLRKDAVLAVAELLSRMDEHWRVLLQMGMDLVMTAGILTTAPESHAVSVIPGEARFSFEIRSQDAATMERFYDLTREECRAIERSRGVRFVFDDRIDTAPAEMDAGWTGRFAAAATRLGLPFETIPSGAGHDAAVFANAGIPAAMLFVRNANGSHNPDEAMDLADFLAGVDVLAEALRG from the coding sequence ATGACGCACGACTCCCGAACCCGTCTGGCGGAGCGGATCTTCGCCGAGATCGCCGATCTGTCCGCCGACCCGCCGGGCGTGACGCGCGAGGCGTTCGGCCGCGGCGAGAACGATGCGATGGCGAAGATCGCCGGATTCGCCGCCGAACTCGGCCTCGCCGCCGAGGAAGACGCCTACCGCAATCTCTGGATGCGCCTGCCCGGCGACGCCCGCACCGCGCCGCCGGTGGCGATCGGCTCGCACCTCGATTCGGTGCCGCACGGCGGCAACTACGACGGCCTCGCGGGGGTGGTCGCCGGAATGCTGGCGACGGCGCGCTTCCGCGACCGGCCGGAGGACGCCCCGCCCCTGCGCGTGCTGGCGCTGCGCGGCGAGGAAAGCGCATGGTTCGGCAAGGCCTACCTCGGCTCGCTGGCGCTGGTCGGCAAGCTCGGCGAAAGCGCCCTGGCGCTGCGCCACCGCGACGGCCACTGCACCCTCGGCGGCGCGATGGCGATGAACGGCATTCCGGTGGAGCAGATCCGCGCGGGACGGCCGCTGGTGCGCCCCGGCGAACTCGCCGCCTACCTCGAACTCCACATCGAACAGGGGCCGGTGATGGTGGCGCGCGGCTGGCCGGTCACCGCCGTCACCGGTATCCGCGGCAACCTCCGCCACAACCTCGTCCGCTGCGTCGGCGAGGCCGGGCACTCGGGCGCGGTGCCGCGCTGGCTGCGCAAGGACGCGGTGCTGGCGGTGGCGGAACTGCTCTCGCGGATGGACGAGCACTGGCGGGTGCTGCTGCAAATGGGCATGGACCTGGTGATGACCGCGGGCATTCTCACCACCGCGCCGGAGAGCCACGCGGTTTCGGTAATTCCCGGCGAGGCGCGGTTCTCGTTCGAGATCCGCAGCCAGGACGCTGCGACGATGGAACGCTTCTACGACCTCACCCGCGAGGAGTGCCGGGCGATCGAGCGGTCGCGCGGCGTGCGCTTCGTCTTCGACGACCGCATCGACACCGCTCCGGCGGAGATGGACGCGGGCTGGACCGGCCGCTTCGCCGCCGCCGCGACCCGCCTCGGCCTGCCGTTCGAGACCATCCCCTCGGGCGCGGGGCACGACGCCGCGGTGTTCGCCAACGCCGGCATTCCCGCGGCGATGCTGTTCGTGCGCAACGCCAACGGCTCCCACAACCCCGACGAAGCGATGGACCTCGCCGACTTCCTCGCGGGCGTCGACGTGCTCGCCGAGGCGCTGCGCGGCTGA
- a CDS encoding SNARE associated Golgi protein-like protein, producing MHGMFFRRPAPEAHGILRPGRNVWRVARARRAAMLVDAAPYFGALRAAMREARHTIHIVGWDLDGETPFTGPEGATDGLPEKLGPFLAALVARRPGLKVRLLLWDHALFYVFGRDLMPNYACLWDAPRGIEICLDDVLPLGACHHQKIVVVDERVAFCGGIDLTRRRWDTPEHRPADPRRVDPSGEPYAPFHDVQMLVDGDAARDLGELVRRRWNRSACDRIPPRARERVAAAPGPDPWPAHVAPEFADIPVGIARTQPRFGREPRVAEVEALYLDMLDAARRHVYVENQYLTAPAFGARLAERLNRSPALQAAFVTPAHYEGWLLRATMAGGRAKFMDALAAAGCGDCVRLLAPESGPAEAPAQVMVHAKLMIVDDTLLRVGSSNVCNRSMGLDTECDLVLAAENERHRAAIRRAHARLLGEHAGCGAAAALAALEGTPDLFSALDALADPVSSRRLVPVSDEDVRDDAEFLPFDALADPPEALIDEGPDAARRPFRPLPTVAKVASVVLAFVALAALWQTSALAEPAEVLSALDAAARHPWTAAAAVGLFVAGGLAALPLMLMLIVTLAVFGVWPGAALAALGALASSVATYLVGRGLGAGLLRRTFGPWLNRIRRHLPQDGVFDLAAIRMAPIAPFFLVNLVAGATGVRFGAYLLGSLIGVVPDVLLIAALAHLARAALADPGPGAALELVAGVTAWALLSVALSVVVVRRWRAAAPPQPE from the coding sequence ATGCACGGCATGTTCTTTCGCCGCCCCGCGCCGGAGGCGCACGGCATCCTGCGCCCCGGGCGCAACGTCTGGCGCGTCGCCCGGGCGCGCCGCGCCGCGATGCTGGTCGACGCGGCGCCCTATTTCGGCGCGCTGCGCGCGGCGATGCGCGAGGCGCGTCATACCATCCACATCGTCGGCTGGGATCTCGACGGCGAGACCCCATTCACCGGGCCGGAGGGTGCGACCGACGGCCTGCCGGAGAAGCTCGGGCCGTTCCTCGCCGCCCTGGTGGCCCGTCGCCCCGGGCTCAAGGTGCGGCTGCTGCTGTGGGATCATGCGCTGTTCTACGTCTTCGGCCGGGACCTGATGCCCAACTACGCCTGCCTGTGGGACGCGCCGCGCGGCATCGAGATCTGTCTCGACGACGTGCTGCCGCTCGGTGCGTGCCATCACCAGAAGATCGTGGTGGTGGACGAGCGGGTGGCCTTCTGCGGCGGCATCGACCTCACCCGGCGGCGCTGGGACACCCCCGAGCACCGCCCCGCCGACCCGCGCCGCGTCGACCCCTCGGGGGAGCCCTACGCGCCGTTCCACGACGTGCAGATGCTGGTGGACGGCGACGCCGCGCGCGACCTCGGCGAACTGGTGCGGCGCCGCTGGAACCGCTCGGCCTGCGACCGGATTCCCCCCCGCGCGCGCGAACGGGTGGCCGCCGCGCCGGGGCCGGACCCGTGGCCCGCGCACGTCGCGCCGGAGTTCGCCGACATTCCGGTGGGGATCGCCCGCACCCAGCCGCGCTTCGGCCGCGAGCCGCGCGTCGCCGAGGTCGAGGCGCTCTACCTCGACATGCTCGACGCCGCCCGGCGGCACGTCTACGTCGAGAACCAGTATCTCACCGCACCGGCCTTCGGCGCGCGTCTGGCGGAGCGGCTCAACCGCTCGCCCGCGCTGCAGGCTGCGTTCGTCACCCCCGCCCATTATGAGGGCTGGCTGCTGCGCGCCACCATGGCGGGCGGCCGCGCCAAGTTCATGGACGCGCTCGCCGCGGCGGGCTGCGGCGACTGCGTGCGCCTGCTGGCCCCGGAATCCGGCCCGGCGGAGGCCCCGGCGCAGGTGATGGTGCATGCCAAGCTGATGATCGTCGACGACACCCTCCTGCGGGTCGGGTCGTCGAACGTCTGCAACCGGTCGATGGGGCTCGATACCGAGTGCGATCTCGTGCTCGCCGCCGAGAACGAGCGGCATCGCGCGGCGATCCGCCGCGCGCACGCGCGCCTGCTCGGCGAGCACGCCGGATGCGGCGCGGCGGCGGCGCTCGCCGCCCTCGAAGGCACGCCCGATCTGTTTTCCGCCCTCGACGCGCTCGCCGACCCGGTGTCGTCCCGCCGCCTGGTGCCGGTGAGCGACGAGGATGTCCGCGACGATGCCGAGTTCCTTCCCTTCGATGCCCTCGCCGATCCGCCCGAGGCGCTGATCGACGAGGGGCCGGATGCGGCGCGGCGGCCGTTCCGGCCGTTGCCGACGGTCGCCAAGGTCGCTTCGGTGGTGCTGGCGTTCGTCGCGCTCGCGGCGCTGTGGCAGACCTCCGCCCTCGCCGAGCCCGCCGAGGTGCTGAGCGCGCTCGATGCCGCGGCGCGCCACCCCTGGACCGCCGCCGCCGCGGTCGGCCTGTTCGTTGCCGGGGGGCTCGCGGCGCTGCCGCTGATGCTGATGCTGATCGTCACCCTCGCGGTGTTCGGGGTGTGGCCGGGGGCGGCGCTCGCGGCCCTCGGCGCGCTCGCGAGCTCGGTCGCCACCTATCTCGTCGGCCGGGGTCTCGGCGCCGGATTGCTGCGCCGCACCTTCGGGCCGTGGCTCAACCGCATCCGCCGCCACCTGCCGCAGGACGGCGTGTTCGACCTCGCGGCGATCCGGATGGCGCCGATCGCGCCGTTCTTTCTCGTCAATCTCGTCGCCGGAGCGACCGGCGTGCGGTTCGGCGCCTATCTCCTCGGCAGCCTGATCGGCGTCGTGCCCGACGTGTTGCTGATCGCGGCGCTGGCGCACCTCGCGCGCGCCGCGCTCGCCGATCCGGGGCCGGGGGCGGCGCTCGAACTCGTCGCGGGAGTGACGGCGTGGGCGCTGCTGTCGGTGGCGTTGTCGGTGGTGGTGGTGCGGCGGTGGCGCGCCGCCGCGCCGCCGCAGCCCGAGTGA
- the pyrE gene encoding Orotate phosphoribosyltransferase yields MIVSASASARLAEILAGLGAVHVAAEQPFFYTSGWASPVYVDARVLMSDVAARTEAMNLAARELRELAQRQAFNVVVGVENSGIAFAAWLAERLGLPLSYLRKRPIGWGSRAQVEGRLPQAARALLVDDVTTDGLSKIAAATALRQTGARVEDVLVFLEFDLYPETGDRFAAQGLALHALTNWADLHAALAARGRLSAAQEEMLAAFDADPVRWSIEHGGVGA; encoded by the coding sequence ATGATCGTCTCCGCGTCCGCCTCGGCGCGCCTCGCCGAAATTCTCGCCGGTCTCGGCGCGGTCCACGTCGCCGCCGAGCAGCCGTTCTTCTACACTTCCGGCTGGGCGAGCCCGGTCTACGTCGACGCGCGGGTGCTGATGTCCGACGTCGCCGCGCGCACCGAAGCGATGAACCTCGCCGCCCGCGAACTGCGCGAACTGGCGCAACGGCAGGCGTTCAACGTCGTCGTCGGCGTCGAAAATTCCGGCATCGCCTTCGCCGCGTGGCTCGCCGAGCGCCTCGGCCTCCCCCTCTCCTACCTGCGCAAGCGGCCGATCGGCTGGGGCAGCCGCGCGCAGGTGGAGGGTCGCCTGCCGCAGGCCGCCCGCGCGCTGCTGGTCGACGACGTGACCACCGACGGGCTGTCGAAGATCGCCGCGGCCACCGCGCTGCGCCAGACCGGCGCGCGGGTGGAGGACGTGCTGGTGTTCCTGGAATTCGACCTCTACCCCGAAACCGGCGACCGCTTCGCGGCGCAGGGGCTGGCGCTCCACGCCCTCACCAACTGGGCCGACCTCCACGCCGCGCTCGCCGCCCGGGGCCGCCTGTCGGCGGCGCAGGAGGAGATGCTCGCCGCCTTCGACGCCGACCCGGTGCGCTGGTCGATCGAGCACGGGGGCGTCGGCGCATGA